The following nucleotide sequence is from Bacillota bacterium.
GAGACACCAACATATAGCTAAAGAGCGATGGCAGCAGGTGGCGCCGCAATATCCACCACTGTCCCGCGCCGCTCAGCCTTGCGGCCATAACATAGTCTTCCTCACGCACCGACAGTATCTTGCCTCTCACGACACGAGCCAGCCCAGTCCAACTTACCAGCGAGAGTATGACGGTCATCATGAAGTAGATTCTTGTCGTCGGCCATGTCACCGGCACAGCCGCCGCGAGACCCATCCAAAGGGGTAATGTTGGCAGGGACACCAGAAACTCGATGAGGCGCTGGATGATCATATCTACCGTCCCTCCATAATAGCCCGACAGCCCCCCGAGCAGCGAGCCGATGACAAAGCTAAGAGCGATGCCTACCAGCCCGATCGACAACGATATCTGCCCTCCGATGATCAGTCGGCTAAAGACATCGCGTCCTAAGGAATCCGTGCCAAGGAGATGCAAAGTGCCCGGCTCGTCCACTCTCACGAAGTGCATGTCAGTATAGGCGACCCCCAACAGCCTATACCGGTACGAGTGTACGAAAAAACGCAATGCGAACCTGTGGCTGCGGTCCTCAGAGTAGACCCAAGCGAGGGTGTTCTCGTCCAACTCCTGCTGGTATGCATATACAAAGGGCCACTGGAATCTACCGTTCTCCCAGACGCGGATGCGCTGCGGTGGCGCATTGATGCGCTCCGAGTGACGCTCCCGCGGGTCATAGGGTGCAACAAACTGTGCGAAGGCAACTAAGAGGTACAGCACCGCAAGAAACCCCAGGGATACCACCGCTAGCTTGTGACTTCTGAACTTGCGCCACATGAGTTGCCACTGAGAGGCATAGAGGATAGCCTCAGCTTTGCGTGTCATATCCAGTCCTTCCGCTCTCGTTCCCATGTGCGCTAGCCGCAGCCCCGCCGGCGCTTTTGTCACGTCTCTGCCGCGCAGAGGACGGCCACCAAACGTTGCGCGCGACCCGTCTCAGCTCGCAAGGCGGATTCGCGGATCTGCCCAGGCTAACAGCAGGTCAGAGATGAACGTGCCAACAACGGTGAGCCCGCTTAGGAGCATGACGAAACTGGCCGCGAGGTACATGTCCTGGAATGTCAAGGCCCTGAGCAGCAGCGGGCCCGTCATGGGCAGACCGAGCACGACTGACACGATGACGGTGCCAGAGACAATGCCTGGCAGCATGTACCCTACGGTGCTAAGCAATGGGTTAATGGCAATACGGATAGGGTAACGCAGTAGAAGCTGCCACTCGCTCAAACCTCTGGCACGCGCAGCAGTCACATACGGCTTGCCGAGCTCATCTAGGATGCAGGCACGCAGCGTTCGGACTAAGCCAGCCGTGCCCGCGGCACCCACTATGGCGATGGGCACGCCCATGTGCTTGATCAGATCCCACACTCTACCCAGGCTCCAGGGGGCCGTGGCATACTCAGGAGAGAACAGCCCGATGACACTCATTCCGGTGAGCCTATACAGGGCATATGCAAGGAACAAAGCCAGCAGAAAATCCGGAATGGCAATACCAACGAAAGCGACGAAAGTGAAGACATAATCGAGTGGTGAGTACTGATGGGTTGCAGAGTACACCCCGATGGGGAAAGCTACTACCCAGGTGAAAACGATCGTGGTAAATGAGACGACCATGGTCAAGACGATGCGCTCACCGATAAGGCTTTCTACTGGCTGCTGCCACTGAAAAGAGTAACCCATGTCGCCATGGAGTAACCCCCATACCCACCTACCGTACTGTACGTAGAGAGGTTGATCCAGGCCATATCGACGCTGTAGCGCCTCAACACGCAAGCGGATGTCCTCGTCACTCTGGCCCGCGTCCCTCATGTTCTGGATGACAGTCGTCAGATAGTCTCCAGGCGGAAGTTGAATAATAATGAAGGATACTAGCGACACAGCTATGAGAAGGAGCAAGGCATACTGGAAGCGACGCACGAAGTACGCGAGCATCTCACACCGCCATCCTTCTGCCAGCCATGGACTCGTAAAGCGATCGCCGGCTTCGCGTCCGACCGGCCTCGACGCCCTGAATGCCACGTGATAATCGTAGGACGAGCGCAGCGGGAGAGACCAGGTGGCGCCGCGCTCAACTGCCCGGCGCCACCTGGCGCGCCCCTATGTGGAGCTACGTCCGGAAATACCAGGTCTCGGGTCGGAATGGGCAGACAAAGTCAGACTCGGGCGCGTAGACCGGTACCTCATCTGGCACATTCGCGAGGTCCTTGTGGAACACGATGGGCATGGGCGCGGCGCCCACCGTGCCGATCGCCCAGAGGTTCTCTCCCTGCGACTTGTTGATCTCCTGGCCAAGCCGAATTCGCTCCTCGGTTGGCGCCGTCTGCAGTGCATCCCATCGCTCGAGTTGCTTCTTCATTTCCTCGACCGGCTCTTCGCCTTCCTTGCCCTTCGTCTGATACCACTTGCCCCAGGCGAAGCCCATGCAACTCTCGCCGATACCAGCGACGGAGTAGTAAGGCCAAAACTGCTTCTGAGTGTTGCGCGCGACGATCCAGGTCGAGAGATCGTACTCATCTGCTTGCCAGTGCTCGTTGA
It contains:
- a CDS encoding ABC transporter permease produces the protein MTRKAEAILYASQWQLMWRKFRSHKLAVVSLGFLAVLYLLVAFAQFVAPYDPRERHSERINAPPQRIRVWENGRFQWPFVYAYQQELDENTLAWVYSEDRSHRFALRFFVHSYRYRLLGVAYTDMHFVRVDEPGTLHLLGTDSLGRDVFSRLIIGGQISLSIGLVGIALSFVIGSLLGGLSGYYGGTVDMIIQRLIEFLVSLPTLPLWMGLAAAVPVTWPTTRIYFMMTVILSLVSWTGLARVVRGKILSVREEDYVMAARLSGAGQWWILRRHLLPSLFSYMLVSLTMAIPGMILGETALSFLGLGLQPPAISWGVLLQGAQNVRSIALYPWLLSPAVAIVVTVLCFNFVGDGLRDAVDPYVR
- a CDS encoding ABC transporter permease, producing MLAYFVRRFQYALLLLIAVSLVSFIIIQLPPGDYLTTVIQNMRDAGQSDEDIRLRVEALQRRYGLDQPLYVQYGRWVWGLLHGDMGYSFQWQQPVESLIGERIVLTMVVSFTTIVFTWVVAFPIGVYSATHQYSPLDYVFTFVAFVGIAIPDFLLALFLAYALYRLTGMSVIGLFSPEYATAPWSLGRVWDLIKHMGVPIAIVGAAGTAGLVRTLRACILDELGKPYVTAARARGLSEWQLLLRYPIRIAINPLLSTVGYMLPGIVSGTVIVSVVLGLPMTGPLLLRALTFQDMYLAASFVMLLSGLTVVGTFISDLLLAWADPRIRLAS